The following proteins are encoded in a genomic region of Mycobacterium kiyosense:
- a CDS encoding thioredoxin family protein, with amino-acid sequence MLELGTAAPPFTLPNPATGATVSLDDLTGPALVVTFICNHCPYVQHVAAALAALGRDFAAQGVAMVAISSNDVVSYPQDGPEQMVEEARRHGWTFPYLYDESQDVARAFSAACTPDTFVFDGERRLVYRGQLDDSRPKNGLPVTGADVRAAVDAVLAGRPVDADQRPSIGCGIKWR; translated from the coding sequence ATGCTCGAACTCGGCACTGCGGCCCCGCCGTTCACATTGCCCAACCCGGCGACCGGCGCCACGGTCAGCCTCGACGACCTGACCGGCCCGGCCCTGGTGGTCACGTTCATCTGTAACCACTGTCCCTACGTCCAGCATGTCGCCGCCGCTCTGGCCGCGCTGGGGCGCGACTTCGCCGCACAGGGCGTCGCGATGGTGGCGATCTCGAGCAACGACGTTGTCAGCTATCCGCAGGACGGCCCCGAGCAGATGGTCGAAGAGGCGCGCCGGCACGGCTGGACGTTCCCCTACCTCTACGACGAGAGTCAGGACGTCGCGCGGGCCTTCTCTGCGGCGTGCACGCCGGATACTTTCGTGTTCGACGGTGAGCGCCGCCTGGTCTACCGCGGCCAGCTCGACGACTCGCGACCCAAGAACGGCCTGCCGGTCACCGGTGCCGACGTGCGGGCGGCGGTCGACGCGGTGCTGGCCGGGCGGCCCGTCGACGCCGACCAGCGGCCGTCGATCGGGTGCGGGATCAAGTGGCGTTGA
- the parA_1 gene encoding chromosome partitioning protein ParA codes for MAAVAAAVLSGKGGTAKTLWQMMLAGEASRNAISTLLVDADPERNLSNHFGVPQHSTGLGSVLEDAGINFWGNPDNAAKRVDEEIIDTKWPHVDLLPAGATLTRVAGVGFPDTGLLRGIFASAGVFDRYELILIDTGGRTGSLEALAMHLADVAYAPIVPTIDAVRKAVEARNRVERIQRTHPLKWVGVVLSGFDTRNSIEQSIRERVYGEFGDEVRAEVPRRAVINEVFQVGDRLGDRHDPIARRLAPVFRDFLVRDLLGRSGEAATVLNAT; via the coding sequence TTGGCAGCCGTGGCGGCCGCGGTCCTTTCGGGCAAGGGCGGGACGGCTAAGACGTTATGGCAGATGATGCTGGCCGGCGAGGCCTCCCGGAATGCCATCTCGACACTGCTGGTGGACGCGGACCCCGAGCGGAATCTGTCCAATCACTTCGGCGTGCCCCAGCATTCGACCGGGCTGGGCTCGGTGCTGGAGGACGCCGGCATCAACTTCTGGGGAAACCCCGACAACGCCGCGAAGCGGGTCGACGAGGAGATCATCGACACCAAGTGGCCCCACGTCGACCTGCTGCCGGCAGGCGCAACGCTGACCCGGGTCGCCGGGGTCGGTTTCCCGGACACCGGTCTGCTGCGCGGCATCTTCGCCTCGGCCGGCGTGTTCGACCGTTACGAGCTGATCCTGATCGACACCGGCGGCCGCACCGGCTCGCTCGAAGCGCTCGCCATGCATCTGGCCGACGTGGCCTACGCCCCGATCGTGCCGACGATCGACGCAGTGCGTAAAGCCGTCGAGGCGCGTAACCGGGTAGAGCGCATTCAACGGACTCATCCGCTCAAGTGGGTTGGTGTGGTGTTGTCCGGCTTCGACACCCGCAACAGCATCGAACAATCCATCCGGGAACGCGTCTACGGGGAGTTCGGCGACGAGGTCCGCGCCGAAGTGCCGCGGCGCGCCGTCATCAACGAGGTGTTTCAGGTCGGCGATCGCCTGGGCGACCGGCACGATCCCATCGCGCGGCGGCTGGCACCCGTCTTTCGCGACTTTCTGGTCCGCGACCTGCTGGGTCGCAGCGGCGAGGCCGCAACGGTTCTCAACGCCACTTGA
- a CDS encoding nitroreductase, translated as MGDADAAAVRAEGGDWMKEHLAIYLDSGGAQGHIVDLSAIGGRAMTTHCLVRYRGRKSGRTYIKPLIYGNVGGEVVIVASKGGADTHPEWYLNIVAGETVGVQIATQAFEATWREPEATERHDVWEYMSHLYPPYVSYQQSTSRHIPLVMLKTVRPIEVFTPTPG; from the coding sequence ATGGGCGACGCTGATGCCGCCGCGGTTCGCGCCGAAGGCGGCGACTGGATGAAAGAACACCTGGCGATCTATCTCGACTCGGGCGGAGCCCAGGGCCATATCGTCGACCTCAGCGCTATCGGCGGTCGCGCGATGACCACCCACTGCCTGGTCCGGTACCGCGGTCGAAAGTCCGGCAGGACCTACATCAAGCCACTCATCTACGGCAACGTCGGTGGGGAGGTCGTGATCGTGGCGTCCAAGGGCGGCGCCGACACCCACCCCGAGTGGTACCTGAACATCGTCGCCGGCGAGACCGTCGGAGTGCAGATCGCGACCCAGGCGTTCGAGGCCACCTGGCGCGAACCGGAGGCCACCGAGCGCCACGACGTGTGGGAGTACATGAGCCACCTCTACCCGCCGTATGTTTCCTACCAGCAGTCGACGAGCCGGCACATCCCGCTGGTGATGCTCAAGACGGTGCGACCGATCGAAGTCTTCACACCGACGCCGGGCTGA
- a CDS encoding putative glycosyltransferase, protein MATDRGALSPAARRLKVAVVAYGSRGDVEPCVAVARELQRRGHEVRIALPPNMIELATATDLTAVDYGPDSRAHLDSAAELVRDCGLSNPVAALPRIIERINAVTAAKTATLKSVAQGADLIVAGFNEQGLAGIVAEYYGVPLAAVHYFPTKVFSSWGLVATMSKQAEATQRQALGLSADSGAAREILEIQAYDELCLPGPAAEWVAPGRRPFVGALTLALPTDTDDEVMSWIDAGPAPIYFGFGSTSVEPDTLTWITAAAGRLGGRALVCSGPNDLNPTPDSERVRMVRTVNHAAVLPLCRAAVHHGGAGTTAACLRAGIPMLILWSWLDQPLWAAGIQSLKVGTAQPYSASALDSIVANLSEILSPQYSATARAVAGQMTDAAQSIAAAADLLETEAEL, encoded by the coding sequence ATGGCCACCGATCGAGGGGCGTTGAGCCCGGCGGCCCGTCGGCTCAAGGTTGCGGTGGTTGCTTACGGCAGCCGGGGTGACGTCGAACCGTGCGTGGCCGTCGCCCGGGAGCTACAGCGCCGTGGACACGAAGTCCGAATTGCGCTGCCTCCCAATATGATCGAGCTCGCCACGGCAACCGACCTCACTGCGGTCGACTACGGACCGGATTCGCGTGCACACCTGGACTCGGCAGCAGAGCTGGTGCGGGACTGCGGACTGTCGAATCCGGTCGCCGCGCTACCTAGGATTATCGAGCGGATCAATGCGGTCACGGCGGCAAAGACGGCGACGCTGAAGTCGGTGGCGCAGGGGGCCGACCTGATCGTGGCCGGTTTCAACGAGCAGGGGCTGGCCGGCATCGTCGCCGAGTACTACGGCGTCCCACTGGCTGCGGTGCACTACTTCCCCACCAAGGTCTTTTCGTCCTGGGGCCTGGTGGCGACCATGTCGAAGCAGGCCGAAGCCACACAGCGCCAGGCATTGGGGTTGTCCGCGGACTCCGGGGCTGCGCGAGAAATACTGGAGATTCAGGCCTACGACGAGCTCTGCCTGCCGGGGCCCGCCGCCGAATGGGTGGCACCTGGCCGCCGGCCGTTCGTCGGCGCGCTGACGCTGGCGTTGCCGACGGACACCGACGACGAGGTCATGTCCTGGATCGACGCCGGACCGGCGCCCATCTACTTCGGCTTCGGAAGCACGTCCGTCGAACCTGACACGCTGACTTGGATCACCGCGGCCGCCGGCCGCCTGGGCGGGCGCGCATTGGTGTGCAGCGGACCCAACGACCTGAACCCGACTCCGGACTCGGAGCGGGTGCGGATGGTGCGCACGGTCAACCATGCCGCGGTGCTGCCGCTCTGCCGCGCAGCCGTTCATCATGGCGGCGCCGGCACCACTGCCGCGTGTCTGCGTGCCGGGATCCCGATGCTGATTCTGTGGTCGTGGCTCGACCAGCCGCTGTGGGCCGCCGGCATTCAGAGCCTGAAAGTTGGTACCGCGCAGCCATATTCGGCTTCCGCGCTGGATTCGATTGTCGCGAACCTGAGCGAGATCCTCTCGCCGCAATACTCCGCGACCGCCCGTGCGGTCGCCGGGCAGATGACCGACGCGGCCCAGAGCATTGCTGCCGCCGCCGACCTATTGGAAACTGAGGCAGAGCTCTAG
- the cyaI3 gene encoding adenylate cyclase produces MDGRDQSTSIDALLDRAVAALDSGDHAAATALAGQVLAADEGNTDAEELLAAPAHSGEIRRLTILFADLVDSTALSTSVEPETYRLVVGRYREQVLAVVNRFGGHIGSTHGDGLLAVFGHPVAHEDDVRRAVLAGLEINRAVAKLSARVQARFGFEIRARVGVHRGVVYLDTTQEDVYGLGANLAARVCGLAPPGAVVVSEAVARLVRDAFELQARPAAPVKGVQGLIEHHLVLGERTAPNLVAQGPFVGRSREWQRLQANWTEAQQGRLSTPAMVFCGEPGIGKSRLAAASETMVRQSTNAVMELIGSPFHTDAGMHPIRTLIERHCGISRLTDPAERLALLDTELTRVGLDPVRFIPLLAPVLSIDPQHGYRAVTDEGRELYDLIAEAVQTYLLAWFGRRPGLVVAEDAHWFDTTSLEVLGGLLEAAQGRLLVVVTARHRDWLPENWPVEVVDLEPLTEEETDRLIVALNPQLTPQEQASVRSRCDGLPFYIEQVVAGITEVGVPEALYEPLFARLRASAQVVPVVEAAAVIGRYVDMSLLRSVVDTDDDELQRVVDELVDARVLETWDGDGWRFRHELLREVAGELAPPSVRRRLHARVGDALCSFGGEPDWGLVANHYAQAERFDDAASAHQQASAAARRRGALAEARAHLSQALTQLDRCPPNPDRDRREIALRLGRGFLAGSAVSPSSPVVAPDLERCLALVGAEVPTNDRGRTSTAQELFATLGVLTGYYTARADLARANQALELLRAALEQWRPGFWPRIGAWAGVLAFLRGEFDSARTNLELATGRGATDDRETETVGFLPIDPIVAAHIHLALVRLVQGDLEAAETELAHAASRVEGMGFPQGPYSLAYLRFAQVWVHIEAGQHERASALAVDMVDDAARHGFDQWRLRGTIQHAVANGFTERAAAAVGTDRIRQVSGLVDELRAADLGVYLPFFEGMLARLMIAAGQLDRAGARLDAALELARDTGMTFYDSELLRLRAQTRTDPAARESDLSRALDLARGQGARLFELRCAATAASTQPAS; encoded by the coding sequence GTGGACGGTCGCGACCAGAGCACATCGATCGATGCGTTGCTGGATCGGGCCGTGGCCGCACTCGACAGCGGCGACCATGCCGCGGCGACGGCACTCGCCGGTCAGGTGCTGGCCGCCGACGAAGGCAACACCGACGCCGAGGAGCTGCTCGCAGCCCCGGCGCACAGCGGCGAAATTCGGCGGCTGACAATACTTTTCGCCGATCTGGTGGACTCCACCGCGCTGTCGACCAGTGTCGAACCGGAGACCTACCGGCTGGTGGTCGGCCGGTATCGCGAACAGGTGCTTGCCGTCGTGAACCGCTTCGGCGGACACATCGGCTCGACCCACGGTGACGGCTTACTGGCCGTCTTCGGTCATCCGGTCGCCCACGAAGACGACGTGCGCCGCGCGGTGCTGGCGGGTCTGGAAATCAACCGTGCCGTCGCGAAACTCAGCGCTAGGGTGCAGGCGCGCTTCGGGTTCGAGATTCGCGCCCGGGTGGGCGTGCATCGCGGTGTGGTCTATCTGGACACGACGCAAGAAGACGTCTACGGGCTGGGCGCCAACCTTGCCGCGCGAGTCTGCGGGCTGGCGCCGCCGGGGGCGGTGGTGGTCTCCGAGGCGGTCGCACGGTTGGTTCGTGATGCGTTCGAGCTGCAGGCCCGGCCCGCGGCCCCGGTGAAGGGCGTCCAAGGCCTGATCGAGCATCACCTGGTGCTTGGCGAGCGGACCGCGCCGAACCTGGTTGCGCAGGGACCGTTCGTCGGCCGATCGCGCGAGTGGCAGCGGCTGCAAGCCAACTGGACCGAGGCGCAACAGGGTCGGTTGAGCACACCAGCAATGGTGTTCTGCGGTGAACCCGGCATCGGTAAGAGCAGGCTGGCGGCGGCCAGCGAGACGATGGTCAGGCAGTCCACCAACGCCGTGATGGAGCTGATCGGCTCACCCTTTCACACCGATGCCGGCATGCATCCGATCCGCACGCTGATCGAACGCCATTGCGGCATCAGCCGTCTCACCGATCCGGCCGAGCGCCTGGCGCTGCTCGATACCGAATTGACCAGGGTGGGCCTGGATCCCGTCCGCTTCATTCCGCTGCTGGCGCCGGTGCTGAGCATCGATCCCCAACATGGATATCGTGCCGTCACCGACGAGGGACGCGAGCTGTACGACCTGATCGCCGAGGCGGTGCAGACCTACCTATTGGCCTGGTTCGGGCGCCGGCCCGGTCTGGTGGTCGCCGAGGACGCACACTGGTTCGACACCACCAGTCTGGAAGTGCTCGGCGGCCTGCTGGAAGCGGCGCAAGGTCGGCTGCTCGTCGTCGTCACCGCGCGGCACCGGGACTGGTTACCGGAGAACTGGCCGGTCGAGGTCGTCGATCTGGAGCCCTTGACCGAGGAGGAGACCGACCGGCTGATCGTTGCCCTCAATCCGCAACTGACCCCGCAGGAGCAGGCCAGTGTCCGGTCCCGCTGCGATGGACTGCCGTTCTACATCGAGCAGGTGGTGGCCGGTATCACCGAGGTCGGTGTGCCCGAGGCGCTCTACGAACCGTTATTCGCCCGGTTGCGCGCGAGCGCGCAGGTGGTGCCGGTGGTGGAGGCGGCGGCGGTGATCGGCCGCTACGTCGATATGAGCCTGCTGCGCAGCGTGGTCGACACGGACGACGACGAGTTGCAACGCGTCGTCGACGAACTCGTGGACGCGCGGGTGCTCGAAACGTGGGACGGGGACGGTTGGCGGTTCCGTCACGAGTTGCTGCGTGAGGTGGCCGGCGAGTTGGCGCCGCCGAGCGTGCGGCGCAGACTGCACGCCCGGGTCGGCGACGCGCTGTGCAGCTTCGGCGGTGAGCCGGACTGGGGCCTGGTCGCGAATCATTACGCCCAGGCCGAGCGGTTCGACGACGCCGCATCCGCCCACCAGCAGGCATCGGCTGCCGCGCGGCGCCGCGGTGCCCTCGCGGAGGCGCGCGCTCATCTCAGCCAGGCGCTCACCCAGCTTGACCGGTGTCCACCCAATCCCGATCGTGACCGCCGCGAGATCGCGCTGCGATTGGGGCGAGGATTTCTTGCCGGCAGCGCCGTCAGTCCGTCGAGTCCCGTTGTCGCGCCGGACTTGGAGCGCTGCCTGGCGTTGGTCGGCGCGGAGGTGCCGACCAACGACCGCGGCCGCACCTCCACCGCGCAGGAACTTTTCGCCACACTGGGGGTGCTGACCGGCTACTACACTGCCCGGGCGGATCTGGCCCGGGCTAATCAGGCGCTTGAGCTGCTGCGGGCAGCCCTGGAGCAGTGGCGGCCCGGCTTCTGGCCGAGAATCGGCGCGTGGGCCGGGGTGCTGGCGTTTCTGCGTGGCGAATTCGACAGTGCCCGAACGAATTTGGAGCTGGCCACCGGACGCGGCGCAACCGATGACCGCGAGACCGAGACAGTCGGCTTTCTGCCCATCGACCCGATCGTTGCGGCCCATATCCACTTGGCGCTGGTGCGACTGGTGCAGGGCGACCTCGAAGCCGCCGAGACCGAACTCGCCCATGCGGCGTCGCGGGTCGAGGGAATGGGATTCCCGCAAGGCCCGTACAGCCTGGCCTACCTGAGGTTCGCCCAGGTCTGGGTGCACATCGAGGCCGGCCAACACGAGCGCGCCTCCGCATTGGCGGTCGACATGGTCGACGACGCTGCCCGGCATGGCTTCGACCAATGGCGGCTCCGTGGCACCATCCAGCACGCCGTCGCGAACGGATTCACCGAGCGCGCCGCAGCAGCGGTCGGCACCGACCGCATCCGGCAGGTCAGCGGTTTGGTCGACGAACTGCGCGCCGCCGACCTCGGTGTCTACCTGCCTTTTTTCGAGGGCATGCTGGCGCGGCTGATGATCGCCGCTGGACAACTCGACCGCGCGGGCGCTCGGCTCGACGCCGCGTTGGAGTTGGCGCGCGACACCGGAATGACGTTTTACGACTCCGAATTGTTGAGGCTCCGCGCGCAGACGCGCACCGACCCGGCCGCCCGTGAATCCGACCTGAGTCGCGCCCTCGATTTGGCGCGCGGTCAGGGCGCGCGCCTTTTCGAGTTACGTTGCGCTGCAACTGCCGCCTCGACCCAGCCAGCATCCTGA
- a CDS encoding inositol phosphorylceramide synthase, with the protein MFTDEPRPAGVPLSRTWPSLAVAAIVVVLVVLQVAAHRFGFQGPLHSLISDYVATPKSATVPWVGLGLAMAGLANRSRMVALSVALALDLVFATTRVLQNHVLTFGNGPLIVLTALALTGAWRWVKGESTTAYRGVAFGLLLIIATKVGDAWLRITALTRPKVFDEYALLADHALAQPSWLFGRLIHAGGPVLGGGLHWVYIELPLAALVVAVYQLRNVSAEGWPRHFLVPTFLVLGLIGPVIYVLFPLVGPEFAFGGAGGGFQVGNYWPHALPPIDLSPRAVGFDSQTPRNCMPSMHTAWAMAVFLHSRGGPRWLRTGGTTWLGCTIAATLGFGYHYGVDLVAGTVLCLTVEAVLREPLRGRIWSRTSLILAGGTFLAVLLLACRYLAEAMARHPLLTGPLIIGALAVFIAAFYATFFARAGASSTASVRGSFAAAMMPTEPTFGPETEPSRA; encoded by the coding sequence GTGTTCACCGACGAACCACGACCGGCCGGGGTGCCACTGAGCCGTACCTGGCCGTCGCTGGCCGTCGCAGCGATCGTCGTAGTGCTCGTCGTGCTGCAAGTCGCAGCGCACAGGTTCGGCTTCCAGGGTCCGCTACACAGCCTGATCAGCGACTACGTCGCCACACCGAAGTCGGCCACGGTGCCGTGGGTCGGGTTGGGGCTGGCCATGGCCGGGCTGGCCAACCGGTCGCGAATGGTCGCGCTGTCGGTGGCCCTGGCCCTGGACCTTGTTTTCGCCACGACCCGAGTCCTGCAGAACCACGTACTGACGTTCGGCAACGGACCGTTGATCGTGCTCACCGCGCTGGCTCTGACCGGAGCCTGGCGCTGGGTCAAGGGTGAGTCCACCACCGCTTATCGGGGCGTCGCATTCGGTCTGCTGCTCATCATCGCGACCAAAGTCGGCGACGCTTGGTTGCGGATCACCGCGCTGACGCGACCGAAGGTCTTCGACGAATACGCCCTGCTAGCCGATCACGCGCTGGCACAGCCATCTTGGTTGTTCGGCCGGCTGATCCACGCCGGCGGGCCGGTCCTCGGCGGCGGCCTGCACTGGGTGTACATCGAGTTGCCGCTGGCGGCGCTGGTGGTCGCGGTCTATCAGTTGCGCAACGTCTCCGCCGAGGGCTGGCCGCGGCACTTCCTGGTGCCGACCTTCCTGGTACTGGGATTGATCGGCCCGGTGATCTACGTGCTGTTCCCGTTGGTCGGCCCCGAGTTCGCGTTCGGCGGGGCCGGCGGAGGCTTTCAGGTGGGCAACTACTGGCCCCATGCGCTGCCGCCAATTGATCTGTCGCCCAGAGCCGTTGGCTTCGACAGCCAAACTCCACGCAACTGCATGCCGTCCATGCACACGGCGTGGGCAATGGCGGTCTTTCTCCATTCCCGCGGTGGACCACGTTGGCTGCGCACTGGCGGTACCACCTGGCTGGGCTGCACCATCGCGGCGACCCTCGGCTTCGGATACCACTACGGCGTCGACCTGGTGGCGGGAACGGTGCTGTGTCTGACGGTGGAAGCGGTGCTGCGCGAACCGTTGCGCGGCCGGATCTGGTCACGAACGTCGTTGATCCTCGCCGGGGGAACGTTCTTGGCGGTGCTCTTGCTGGCCTGCCGCTACCTGGCCGAGGCCATGGCACGCCATCCACTGCTCACCGGGCCGCTGATCATCGGCGCGCTCGCCGTTTTCATCGCCGCCTTCTACGCGACGTTCTTCGCCCGCGCGGGTGCGTCGTCGACAGCGTCTGTTCGTGGCAGCTTCGCGGCGGCCATGATGCCTACCGAGCCCACTTTCGGACCCGAGACGGAACCCAGTCGCGCTTAG
- a CDS encoding hypothetical protein (frameshifted, deletion at around 3242647): MRGLADKTFIVAGGATGIGAGTARRLAEEGANVVVGDINFAGATRTAEALNALDGRAIAVEFDLADEASVAQLVQQTLSEFDSLHGLFNVGADLSAEVNGSDFTVLDTSMDIWRRTLEVDLLGYVRTIRAVLPHLIEQGTGSIVNTSSGGSLGTGDPMHVAYNAAKAAVNQLTRHVANNYASTGSGATASCRVSSGAKHRNVLVFILCKRCSSPRPGPPASVSRPISPP; encoded by the coding sequence ATGCGCGGCTTAGCCGACAAGACGTTCATCGTCGCCGGGGGTGCCACCGGGATCGGAGCCGGAACAGCACGACGGCTCGCCGAAGAAGGCGCAAATGTCGTCGTCGGCGACATCAATTTTGCCGGCGCGACGCGAACGGCCGAGGCGCTGAACGCCCTCGATGGCCGCGCCATCGCCGTCGAATTCGACTTGGCCGACGAAGCCTCCGTGGCGCAGTTGGTGCAGCAGACGCTCAGCGAATTCGATTCGCTGCACGGGTTGTTCAACGTCGGCGCGGATCTGTCCGCCGAAGTCAACGGCAGCGACTTCACCGTGCTCGACACCAGTATGGATATCTGGCGACGCACGCTCGAGGTAGATCTGCTCGGCTACGTCCGAACCATCCGCGCGGTGCTGCCGCATCTGATCGAGCAGGGCACCGGCAGCATCGTCAACACCTCGTCGGGCGGATCGCTTGGCACCGGCGACCCAATGCATGTCGCCTACAACGCCGCAAAGGCAGCGGTCAACCAGTTGACCCGCCACGTCGCAAACAACTACGCAAGCACGGGGTCCGGAGCAACTGCGTCATGCCGGGTCTCGTCTGGGGCGAAACACAGGAACGTGCTGGTCTTCATTCTCTGCAAGAGATGTTCATCGCCGCGGCCAGGACCACCCGCATCGGTCAGCCGTCCGATCTCGCCGCCATAA
- a CDS encoding 3-ketoacyl-ACP reductase: MGTDLAGKVALVTGAARGQGRAHAQRLSADGADIIAVDIAGPLPPSVRYVSPTPDDLAETARLVKANGRRVIQAANDIRDLDALTAAVDRAVAELGRLDVIVANAGICTPAPWDQITAAAFRDTIETNVTGTWNTVMAGAPHIIRGGQGGSIILIGSAAGVKMQAFMVHYTASKHAITGMAKGFAAELGMHNIRVNSVHPGSVASPMVTTGGLIEALTAARETNPHLANLHTPLLPQGIAQPEDIADAVAWLASEQSKFVTAAAISVDIGVANC; encoded by the coding sequence ATGGGCACAGATCTGGCCGGGAAAGTGGCACTTGTCACCGGCGCCGCACGCGGTCAAGGCCGTGCGCACGCCCAACGGTTGAGTGCCGACGGCGCCGACATCATTGCCGTCGATATCGCGGGGCCGCTTCCGCCGAGCGTTCGCTACGTATCGCCCACCCCCGACGACCTGGCCGAAACGGCGCGTCTGGTGAAAGCCAACGGTCGGCGGGTTATTCAGGCCGCCAACGATATTCGCGATCTGGACGCACTCACCGCCGCCGTCGACCGAGCCGTTGCCGAACTGGGCCGCCTCGACGTCATCGTGGCCAACGCCGGGATATGTACGCCCGCGCCATGGGATCAGATCACCGCTGCGGCCTTCCGCGACACCATCGAAACGAACGTCACGGGCACCTGGAACACGGTCATGGCCGGCGCTCCGCACATCATCCGGGGCGGGCAAGGCGGATCGATCATCCTCATCGGATCCGCGGCCGGTGTGAAGATGCAGGCGTTCATGGTTCACTACACCGCGAGCAAGCACGCAATCACCGGCATGGCAAAGGGTTTCGCAGCCGAACTCGGCATGCACAACATCCGGGTGAACAGCGTGCACCCCGGTTCAGTGGCCAGCCCCATGGTGACCACCGGGGGATTGATCGAGGCGCTGACAGCGGCGCGAGAGACGAACCCCCACCTTGCAAATCTGCACACACCGCTGTTGCCACAGGGGATCGCGCAGCCCGAAGACATCGCCGACGCCGTCGCATGGCTGGCATCGGAGCAGTCGAAATTCGTTACCGCAGCCGCGATTTCAGTCGACATCGGGGTGGCTAATTGCTGA
- a CDS encoding putative sulfotransferase, producing MLSLSEIQDAAIARTGLRDFGDESYEEGLSTLLAALRDEARLNSRGDAFITQRIVGYLGQRLQVEDWYRRHPEIDEVPCQAPLIGLGLPRTGSTALSMLLAQDPAVRYLRRWESAQPCPPPSTVQGADPRVPKDKGEMIGTRYHVPGDTHGPMECHELMALSFASHIFQSFAQVPSYSRWLVEDADLTSTLQYQRRVLKLLQWGEPARPWRLKCPSHVLWLEALDSVFPDARYVMTHRDPTDVILSVAELYADIVGSFTDDIDRPYIGRLNVEHWSLGMQRTLQFRRAGADKRCYDIDFRAMQADPVGEVGRLYHWLGEPVSDEFTARMHSWWTHAAAEREPSHRADPAEFGIDLDRVRPLFAAYVDAAARWTNHDTTERQANE from the coding sequence ATGCTGTCGCTCAGCGAGATACAGGACGCCGCAATTGCTCGAACTGGGCTGCGGGACTTCGGCGACGAGTCCTACGAAGAGGGTCTGTCGACATTGCTCGCCGCGCTGCGTGACGAGGCTCGACTGAATTCCCGCGGTGATGCGTTCATCACCCAGCGCATTGTGGGCTATCTCGGGCAGCGACTGCAGGTGGAGGACTGGTATCGGCGTCACCCCGAGATCGACGAGGTGCCCTGCCAGGCGCCCCTGATCGGGCTCGGCCTACCCCGCACCGGTTCGACGGCGCTGTCCATGCTGCTCGCACAGGACCCCGCGGTGCGTTATCTGCGGCGGTGGGAGTCGGCGCAACCCTGCCCACCGCCGTCAACCGTGCAGGGCGCCGACCCACGCGTTCCCAAGGACAAGGGCGAGATGATCGGCACCCGCTACCACGTGCCCGGCGATACGCACGGCCCGATGGAGTGCCACGAACTGATGGCGCTGAGTTTCGCCTCCCACATCTTTCAGTCGTTCGCCCAGGTTCCGTCCTACTCACGGTGGCTGGTGGAGGATGCCGACCTGACATCGACACTGCAATACCAGCGCCGCGTGCTGAAGTTGCTGCAGTGGGGCGAGCCCGCCCGGCCCTGGCGGTTGAAATGTCCCTCACACGTGTTGTGGCTCGAGGCGCTCGACTCGGTGTTCCCCGACGCCCGGTATGTCATGACCCACCGTGACCCCACGGATGTGATCCTGTCGGTGGCCGAGTTGTACGCCGACATCGTCGGATCGTTCACCGATGACATCGACCGGCCCTACATCGGTCGATTGAACGTCGAGCACTGGTCGCTGGGAATGCAGCGGACTCTACAGTTCCGCCGTGCCGGTGCCGATAAACGCTGCTACGACATCGACTTTCGTGCCATGCAGGCCGATCCCGTCGGCGAGGTCGGCAGGCTCTACCACTGGCTGGGCGAACCGGTGAGCGACGAGTTCACCGCCCGCATGCACAGCTGGTGGACGCACGCCGCGGCCGAACGTGAGCCCAGCCACCGCGCCGACCCCGCCGAGTTCGGCATCGACCTCGATAGGGTGCGTCCACTCTTCGCGGCCTACGTCGACGCTGCGGCGCGGTGGACGAACCACGACACCACCGAAAGGCAGGCGAACGAATGA